The Methylomicrobium lacus LW14 genome window below encodes:
- the tadA gene encoding tRNA adenosine(34) deaminase TadA: MGVSETDDAAWMRHAFRLAERAEALGEVPVGAVVVRDDRCLAEGWNSPIGMNDPTAHAEIIALRAAGSAVGNYRLIDATLYVTLEPCVMCMGAISHARVKRLVFGAFDPKRGAVCHALNLTDAPFLNHRVDWQGGVLEAECSGLLKNFFKSRR; encoded by the coding sequence ATGGGAGTAAGCGAAACCGACGATGCCGCCTGGATGCGCCATGCCTTCAGGCTCGCCGAGCGGGCCGAGGCGCTCGGCGAGGTGCCGGTCGGCGCGGTCGTGGTCAGGGATGATCGCTGCTTGGCCGAGGGCTGGAATAGCCCGATCGGGATGAACGATCCGACCGCGCATGCGGAAATCATCGCGCTGCGCGCGGCGGGCAGCGCGGTGGGCAATTACCGCCTGATCGATGCGACCTTGTATGTGACGCTGGAGCCCTGCGTGATGTGCATGGGGGCGATCAGCCATGCGCGGGTCAAAAGGTTGGTATTCGGCGCTTTCGATCCGAAGCGTGGGGCGGTCTGCCATGCCTTGAACCTTACCGATGCGCCGTTTTTGAATCATCGCGTGGATTGGCAGGGCGGTGTGTTGGAAGCTGAATGCTCGGGGCTATTAAAAAACTTTTTTAAGTCCCGGCGCTGA
- the guaA gene encoding glutamine-hydrolyzing GMP synthase gives MQHTHANIHTDKILILDFGSQYTQLIARRIREIGVYSEIFSCECSADEIKQFAPNGIILSGGPETVTSGGTPRAPQSVFEAGVPVLGICYGLQTMTEQLGGTVESSSHREFGYAQIRARGHSKLLADIEDHVSQEGYGLLDVWMSHGDRVTELPEGFKLIASSEGAPIAGIANEEKNFYGLQFHPEVTHTKQGGRILARFVLEICGCEALWTADNIIEDSIESVRAKVGSDQVILGLSGGVDSSVVAALLHKAIGDQLTCVFVDTGLLRLHEGDQVMAMFAEHMGIKVIRVDAEPRYLAALSGEADPERKRKIIGNLFVEIFDEEAGKLTDAKWLAQGTIYPDVIESAGAKSGKAHLIKSHHNVGGLPENMKLKLVEPLRELFKDEVRKLGLELGLPADMIHRHPFPGPGLGVRILGEVKKDYADLLRRADAIFIEELYRHDLYQQVSQAFAVFLPVKSVGVMGDGRRYDYVVALRAVETIDFMTARWAHLPYDFLDLVSRRIINEVPGISRVTYDISGKPPATIEWE, from the coding sequence ATGCAACATACGCACGCGAACATCCATACCGACAAAATCCTGATCCTGGATTTCGGCTCGCAATACACCCAACTGATCGCGCGCCGGATTCGCGAAATCGGCGTGTATTCGGAAATTTTTTCCTGCGAATGCAGCGCCGACGAGATCAAGCAATTCGCGCCGAACGGCATCATTTTGTCCGGCGGCCCCGAAACGGTGACCAGCGGCGGCACGCCGCGGGCGCCGCAGTCTGTGTTCGAGGCCGGCGTGCCGGTGCTGGGCATCTGCTACGGCTTGCAGACGATGACCGAACAGCTCGGCGGCACGGTCGAATCGTCCAGCCACCGCGAATTCGGCTATGCGCAAATCCGGGCGCGCGGGCATTCTAAATTGCTGGCCGATATCGAGGATCATGTGTCACAGGAAGGCTATGGCCTCTTGGATGTCTGGATGAGCCACGGCGACCGGGTCACTGAGTTGCCTGAAGGCTTCAAGCTGATCGCAAGTTCGGAAGGCGCGCCGATTGCGGGCATCGCGAACGAAGAAAAAAACTTTTACGGCTTGCAGTTTCATCCCGAGGTCACGCACACGAAGCAGGGCGGCCGGATACTCGCACGCTTCGTGCTGGAGATTTGCGGCTGCGAGGCGCTGTGGACCGCGGACAATATCATCGAGGACAGCATTGAATCGGTGCGCGCGAAGGTCGGCAGCGATCAGGTGATTCTGGGGCTGTCCGGCGGCGTCGATTCGTCTGTGGTCGCGGCGCTCTTGCACAAGGCGATCGGCGATCAGCTGACCTGCGTATTCGTCGATACCGGCCTGTTGCGTCTGCATGAAGGCGACCAGGTGATGGCGATGTTCGCCGAGCACATGGGCATCAAGGTGATCCGGGTCGATGCGGAGCCGCGCTACCTGGCCGCATTAAGCGGTGAGGCCGATCCCGAACGGAAGCGCAAGATCATCGGCAATTTGTTCGTCGAAATCTTCGACGAGGAAGCCGGCAAGTTGACCGACGCGAAATGGCTGGCGCAGGGCACCATTTACCCTGACGTGATCGAATCGGCCGGTGCGAAAAGCGGCAAGGCGCACCTGATCAAGTCGCATCACAATGTCGGCGGCCTGCCCGAAAACATGAAATTGAAACTGGTCGAGCCGCTGCGCGAACTGTTCAAGGATGAAGTCAGAAAGCTGGGTCTGGAGCTGGGCCTGCCGGCCGACATGATCCACCGGCATCCGTTTCCGGGGCCGGGCCTGGGCGTGCGCATCCTGGGCGAGGTCAAGAAGGACTACGCCGATCTGCTCCGCAGGGCCGATGCGATTTTCATCGAGGAACTGTACCGCCACGACTTATACCAACAAGTCAGCCAGGCCTTCGCGGTGTTCCTGCCGGTCAAGTCGGTCGGCGTGATGGGCGACGGCCGCCGCTACGATTACGTGGTCGCGCTGCGGGCGGTCGAGACGATCGATTTCATGACCGCGCGCTGGGCGCATCTGCCTTACGATTTTCTCGACCTGGTGTCGCGGCGGATCATCAACGAAGTGCCGGGCATCTCGCGGGTCACTTACGACATTTCCGGCAAGCCGCCCGCGACGATTGAATGGGAGTAA
- the guaB gene encoding IMP dehydrogenase has protein sequence MHIVQEALTFDDVLLVPAHSTVLPREVELKTRLTRDITLNIPLVSAAMDTVTEARLAIAMAQEGGIGIIHKNMTAEQQAREVSSVKKYESGVIKDPITVTPETSIRDVIRLTRAKNISGVPVVDGDELVGIVTSRDMRFETRYDEPVTKIMTPKDRLVTVSENADRKEAIALLHKHRIEKVLVVNDAFHLRGMITVKDIQKAKDYPQACKDELERLRVGAAVGTGHGTEERVEALVAAGVDVIVVDTAHGHSQGVLDRVRWVKQHYPNVQVIGGNIATAEAALALVEAGADGVKVGIGPGSICTTRIVAGVGVPQITAISNVALALKGTGVPLIGDGGIRYSGDVAKALAAGAYAVMLGGLFAGTEEAPGETELFQGRSYKSYRGMGSLGAMAQTQGSSDRYFQEETDSAEKLVPEGIEGRVPYKGSLIAVIHQLLGGIRASMGYTGSQTISIMHDRAQFVRVTSAGMRESHVHDVTITKEAPNYRLD, from the coding sequence ATGCATATAGTTCAAGAAGCGCTCACATTTGATGACGTGTTATTGGTGCCTGCGCACTCGACCGTTTTGCCGCGTGAAGTCGAATTGAAGACGCGGCTGACGCGCGACATTACGTTGAACATTCCGCTGGTTTCCGCGGCGATGGATACGGTAACCGAGGCCCGGCTGGCGATTGCGATGGCGCAGGAAGGCGGCATCGGCATCATTCATAAGAATATGACCGCCGAGCAGCAGGCGCGCGAAGTGAGCAGCGTCAAAAAATACGAAAGCGGCGTGATCAAGGACCCGATCACGGTAACGCCGGAGACCAGCATTCGCGATGTGATCCGCTTGACCCGCGCGAAAAATATTTCCGGGGTGCCGGTCGTGGACGGCGATGAACTGGTCGGTATCGTGACCAGCCGCGATATGCGCTTCGAAACCCGCTATGATGAGCCGGTCACCAAAATCATGACGCCGAAGGATCGCCTGGTCACGGTCAGCGAGAATGCCGACCGCAAGGAAGCGATCGCGTTATTGCATAAGCACCGGATCGAAAAAGTGTTGGTCGTGAATGATGCGTTTCATTTGCGCGGCATGATCACGGTCAAGGACATTCAAAAAGCGAAAGACTACCCGCAGGCCTGCAAGGACGAGTTGGAAAGATTGCGCGTCGGCGCGGCGGTCGGCACCGGACACGGCACCGAAGAGCGCGTCGAGGCATTGGTCGCGGCCGGCGTCGATGTGATCGTGGTCGATACCGCGCACGGCCATTCGCAGGGCGTATTGGACCGGGTGCGCTGGGTCAAGCAGCATTATCCGAACGTGCAGGTGATCGGCGGCAATATCGCGACCGCAGAAGCGGCACTGGCGCTGGTCGAAGCCGGCGCGGACGGCGTCAAGGTCGGCATCGGTCCGGGCTCGATCTGCACCACCCGCATCGTCGCCGGCGTCGGCGTGCCGCAGATCACCGCGATCAGCAATGTCGCACTGGCGCTGAAAGGCACCGGTGTGCCGTTGATCGGCGACGGCGGCATCCGCTATTCCGGCGATGTCGCGAAAGCCTTGGCGGCGGGCGCCTATGCGGTGATGCTCGGCGGCCTGTTCGCCGGCACCGAGGAAGCGCCGGGCGAGACCGAATTGTTTCAGGGGCGTTCGTATAAATCCTACCGGGGCATGGGGTCACTCGGCGCGATGGCGCAGACGCAGGGTTCCAGCGACCGTTATTTCCAGGAAGAAACCGATTCGGCCGAAAAACTGGTGCCGGAAGGCATCGAAGGCCGAGTGCCGTACAAAGGCAGCCTGATTGCGGTGATCCATCAGTTGCTCGGCGGCATCCGCGCCAGCATGGGTTACACCGGCAGCCAGACGATCTCTATCATGCACGATAGGGCGCAGTTTGTGCGCGTAACCAGCGCCGGCATGCGCGAAAGCCATGTGCACGACGTGACGATCACGAAGGAAGCGCCGAATTACCGGCTGGATTGA
- a CDS encoding PA4780 family RIO1-like protein kinase → MKTPKTLEPLVEAGLIDEVLRPLKSGKEAAVYVVASEGEIRCAKVYKEASKRGFHKQAQYSEGRKTRNSRQARAMQKNTRYGQQQQEALWQNAEVDALYRLAGAGIRVPKPHNFIEGVLLMELITDEDGNAAPRLNDLELTHEQALEFHQFLIREVVKMLCAGIIHGDLSEYNILVDGQGPVIIDLPQAVDAAANNNAARMLERDVNNLATYFGQFAPELLTTRYGKEIWKLYESGSLNPDTPLTGRFKSSDKKADLKGVMKVIKDAKEEAMQRRFEREN, encoded by the coding sequence ATGAAAACCCCAAAAACTCTCGAACCCTTGGTGGAAGCCGGCCTGATCGATGAAGTGCTGCGGCCTTTGAAAAGCGGCAAGGAAGCGGCCGTTTATGTGGTGGCCTCCGAAGGCGAAATCCGTTGCGCGAAGGTTTACAAGGAAGCCAGCAAGCGCGGCTTCCATAAACAGGCGCAATACAGCGAAGGGCGCAAAACCCGCAATAGCCGCCAGGCGCGGGCGATGCAAAAAAACACCCGCTACGGCCAACAGCAACAGGAAGCCCTGTGGCAGAATGCCGAAGTCGATGCGTTGTACCGGCTTGCGGGCGCCGGCATCCGCGTGCCGAAGCCGCACAACTTTATCGAAGGCGTCTTGTTGATGGAACTGATCACCGACGAGGACGGCAACGCGGCTCCCCGCTTGAACGACCTGGAGCTAACTCACGAACAGGCGCTGGAATTCCATCAATTCCTGATCCGGGAGGTCGTCAAAATGCTCTGCGCCGGCATCATCCACGGCGATCTTTCCGAATATAACATCCTGGTCGACGGCCAGGGGCCTGTCATCATCGACTTGCCACAGGCGGTCGATGCCGCCGCCAACAATAACGCCGCGAGGATGCTGGAGCGGGACGTCAATAACCTGGCGACCTATTTCGGCCAGTTTGCGCCGGAGCTGCTGACCACGCGTTACGGCAAGGAAATCTGGAAGCTCTACGAAAGCGGTAGCTTGAATCCTGACACGCCGCTGACCGGTCGCTTCAAAAGCAGCGACAAAAAGGCGGATCTAAAAGGCGTGATGAAGGTCATCAAGGATGCCAAAGAAGAAGCGATGCAGCGCAGGTTTGAGCGCGAGAATTAG
- the dbpA gene encoding ATP-dependent RNA helicase DbpA, which produces MSNSNFLDLLSPALRANLDSLGYQHMTPIQEASLPAILKGQDLIAQAKTGSGKTVAFGIGLLTRLDPQDYQVQALILCPTRELADQVSKEIRRLARFIPNIKLLSLCGGTPIRPQYESLQQHSPHIVVGTPGRIQQHLDKGTLNPDQINTLVLDEADRMLDMGFYDDIIKIIKATPKDRQSLLFSATYPDEIKKMSAGIQKNPVEVKVEITHRDNPIEQLFFEISHAERSNHLVTLLAHYRPESAVIFCNTKVQCQEVADELEKHGQHALVLNGDLEQKDRDRVLLLFTNKSCPLLIATDVAARGLDIKDLEAVINYEIPYEPEVYIHRIGRTGRAGKEGLALSLYSPRDAHRINAIEDYQQHPVTYVDIATLQPATKVELTAPMITLCIDGGRKSKIRPGDILGALTGAAGIEGKSVGKIDITDNYSYVAIERSMANQAVKQLADGTIKGRKLRVWKVR; this is translated from the coding sequence GTGTCCAACTCCAATTTCCTCGATTTATTAAGCCCCGCCCTGCGCGCCAATCTCGACTCGCTGGGCTACCAGCACATGACGCCGATTCAAGAAGCCAGCCTCCCGGCTATTTTAAAAGGCCAGGACTTAATTGCCCAGGCTAAAACCGGCAGCGGCAAAACCGTCGCCTTCGGCATCGGCCTGTTAACCCGGCTCGACCCGCAGGATTACCAGGTTCAGGCGCTGATTCTCTGCCCGACCCGCGAACTGGCCGATCAGGTCAGCAAAGAAATTCGCCGCCTCGCCCGCTTCATCCCGAATATCAAATTACTCAGCCTGTGCGGCGGCACGCCGATTCGCCCACAATACGAGTCGCTGCAACAGCACAGCCCGCATATCGTGGTCGGCACGCCGGGGCGAATTCAACAGCATCTGGATAAAGGCACCCTGAATCCGGACCAAATCAACACGCTGGTGCTGGATGAAGCCGACCGCATGCTGGACATGGGCTTTTACGACGACATCATCAAGATCATCAAGGCCACGCCGAAAGACCGGCAATCGTTATTATTCTCGGCGACTTATCCTGACGAAATCAAGAAAATGAGCGCCGGCATTCAAAAAAATCCGGTCGAAGTCAAAGTTGAAATCACGCACCGTGACAATCCGATCGAGCAATTGTTTTTTGAAATCAGCCATGCTGAAAGAAGCAACCATTTAGTCACGTTGCTGGCCCATTACCGCCCCGAATCGGCGGTGATTTTCTGCAATACCAAAGTCCAGTGCCAGGAGGTCGCGGACGAACTCGAAAAACACGGCCAGCATGCCCTGGTATTGAACGGCGACCTGGAACAAAAAGACCGCGACCGGGTATTATTGCTGTTCACCAACAAAAGCTGCCCGCTGTTGATCGCCACCGATGTCGCCGCACGCGGCCTGGATATCAAGGACTTAGAGGCGGTAATCAATTACGAAATTCCCTACGAACCCGAAGTTTATATTCACCGTATCGGCCGCACCGGCAGAGCCGGCAAAGAAGGCCTGGCGCTGAGTCTGTATAGCCCCAGAGATGCCCATAGAATCAACGCGATTGAGGATTATCAGCAACATCCTGTCACTTACGTAGATATCGCCACCTTGCAACCGGCAACAAAGGTTGAGCTCACGGCGCCGATGATCACCCTTTGCATCGACGGCGGACGCAAAAGCAAAATCCGGCCCGGCGATATTCTAGGCGCTTTGACCGGCGCGGCGGGGATTGAAGGCAAGTCTGTCGGCAAAATCGATATTACCGATAATTATTCTTATGTCGCCATCGAGAGAAGTATGGCCAATCAGGCGGTCAAGCAATTGGCGGACGGCACGATTAAGGGGCGTAAGCTTAGGGTTTGGAAGGTTCGTTGA
- a CDS encoding IS110 family transposase: protein MNYCGIDLASKASAICLMDGTGAIVREEEIPTDADGFRICLGGEEAMKCVVEASPLAEWVVQVLERLGHEAVIIDARRAKAVVCTKKKTDRVNARDLANMARTGWYTAVHRKSGAARELRTWLAARAGLVETANALNARIRGLLRAHGIKLGKVAEREFEMKVQAVVEAREPALAGALTPLLNLWRQSIDAAEVLRKEIKVRIRQDSVCRRLMSVPGVGPLTAAAYLATIDDPERFQRSDQVGAYLGLVPSVYQSGDIDYRGRITKEGDGLLRWLLVEAAHSLLSHTRRDCALKRWGERLQAQKGIGKARVAVVRKLAVILHRLWITGETFDWQRV from the coding sequence ATGAACTACTGTGGCATTGATTTAGCAAGCAAAGCAAGCGCTATTTGCCTGATGGATGGAACTGGCGCCATTGTGCGGGAAGAAGAGATACCGACCGATGCGGATGGTTTCCGTATCTGCCTTGGCGGTGAGGAGGCGATGAAGTGCGTCGTGGAGGCGTCGCCCTTGGCGGAATGGGTGGTGCAGGTGTTGGAAAGGTTAGGTCACGAAGCGGTGATCATTGATGCGAGGCGCGCCAAGGCGGTGGTCTGTACCAAGAAGAAGACCGATCGCGTGAACGCTCGCGACCTCGCGAATATGGCACGCACGGGTTGGTATACGGCGGTGCACCGTAAATCCGGAGCGGCACGGGAGTTGCGTACTTGGCTGGCGGCGCGGGCGGGGCTAGTCGAGACGGCGAATGCACTCAATGCCCGCATCCGAGGCTTGTTGCGGGCGCATGGGATCAAGTTAGGGAAGGTGGCGGAGCGGGAGTTCGAGATGAAAGTCCAGGCCGTGGTCGAGGCGCGCGAACCTGCCTTGGCGGGCGCTTTAACGCCATTATTGAATCTGTGGCGACAGTCGATCGATGCGGCGGAAGTGTTACGCAAGGAGATCAAGGTGCGGATCCGGCAAGACAGCGTTTGCCGGCGATTGATGAGCGTGCCAGGCGTCGGGCCGTTGACGGCGGCGGCTTACCTGGCCACCATCGACGATCCTGAACGTTTTCAACGCAGCGACCAAGTCGGCGCGTATCTCGGCTTAGTCCCGAGCGTCTATCAATCCGGCGACATCGATTACCGAGGGCGGATTACCAAGGAAGGCGACGGTTTACTTCGCTGGCTGCTGGTGGAGGCGGCGCATAGTCTCTTGAGCCATACGCGGCGAGATTGCGCCTTGAAACGTTGGGGTGAGCGGTTACAGGCACAAAAAGGCATCGGCAAGGCGCGGGTGGCGGTGGTGCGGAAATTGGCGGTCATCCTGCACCGCTTATGGATCACCGGAGAGACATTCGACTGGCAACGGGTTTAG
- a CDS encoding SapC family protein, which produces MKPNYQPIDANTHRQHGRKQSSGYAFAQGDAFAPLLMAELSHAIIHYPLAFRSSESGRFQLIALLGVHAGENLFVDANGQWRSPYIPSHFRAYPFRLLQVLAEGKQLIMLGFDHSSGLYREAPDPLQQEERFFDDQGQPQPWMQQVSNFLVESAKNQRITQIAVEALAASKVLVPLELPQSNPKDERELLGDVYCISPDAMKTLPGSVLEILRDTQALDLAYAQMFSMQRLTELRNLDRQRAQQKANTPLPTGLGARNGNVPLPGGLDGLLGASTQKDSIDLEWLKNYK; this is translated from the coding sequence ATGAAACCAAATTACCAACCAATAGACGCAAACACCCATCGGCAACACGGCCGGAAACAATCGAGTGGCTATGCATTTGCCCAAGGCGATGCTTTCGCGCCGTTGTTGATGGCCGAACTGTCTCATGCCATCATTCATTACCCCTTGGCTTTTCGCTCAAGCGAATCCGGCCGTTTTCAATTGATCGCTCTGTTGGGGGTGCACGCAGGCGAAAATCTGTTCGTCGATGCAAACGGGCAATGGCGCTCGCCTTACATCCCGAGCCATTTCCGAGCCTATCCTTTCAGGCTGCTGCAAGTCCTGGCAGAAGGCAAACAATTGATCATGCTGGGCTTTGATCACAGCAGCGGACTCTATCGGGAAGCGCCGGATCCTCTACAGCAAGAGGAACGCTTCTTCGATGATCAGGGACAACCGCAGCCCTGGATGCAGCAGGTGAGCAACTTTCTGGTCGAGAGCGCCAAGAATCAACGCATCACCCAAATTGCGGTCGAGGCCCTGGCTGCCTCCAAAGTGTTGGTGCCTTTGGAATTGCCGCAGTCCAACCCCAAGGATGAACGCGAATTGCTGGGAGATGTCTATTGCATCAGTCCCGACGCGATGAAGACATTGCCTGGCAGTGTGCTGGAAATTTTGCGCGATACGCAGGCTCTTGATCTGGCCTACGCCCAGATGTTTTCGATGCAGCGTTTGACCGAACTGCGCAATTTAGACAGGCAGCGTGCCCAACAAAAAGCCAATACGCCTCTGCCTACGGGGCTGGGGGCTAGAAATGGTAATGTGCCTCTGCCCGGCGGCCTGGATGGATTACTCGGCGCATCAACCCAAAAGGATTCCATCGACCTTGAATGGTTAAAAAATTACAAATAA